One Bdellovibrio bacteriovorus str. Tiberius DNA segment encodes these proteins:
- a CDS encoding GGDEF domain-containing response regulator, producing the protein MSFEVSPKQPKSRRILVIDDDKDSLEILLEPLRWEGYDARGVTTEAEAHKLIESWIPHIVILDWMAPSMAGLRVLKSVRERLSHVSCVFVSENSSTEAIIEALDSGADDYIVKPFVPLELLARIRSQLRIRDLHEQLLFANEKLKELVDTDDLTGLYNMRSLYQRLDFEMERGRRFHRDVCVVMMDMDYFKTVNDGHDHLFGSYVLLEVGKIIRANTRNIDIPARYGGDEFLMVLTETNHAGAMYFCERLRENIEKTTFRNGEDSMKLTASLGFAITIPGENISARELVRRADHALYEAKRAGRNQVAHYKPEAAPVVEIKSAIHKRRKAAG; encoded by the coding sequence ATGAGTTTTGAAGTCAGCCCCAAACAACCTAAAAGTCGCCGTATTCTAGTAATCGACGACGACAAGGACAGCCTGGAAATTCTCCTGGAGCCATTGCGCTGGGAGGGCTACGACGCGCGCGGTGTGACCACCGAGGCGGAAGCTCATAAGCTGATTGAATCCTGGATCCCTCACATTGTTATTTTGGACTGGATGGCGCCTTCCATGGCGGGTTTGCGGGTGTTGAAATCCGTGCGTGAGCGTCTGTCTCACGTTTCCTGCGTGTTTGTGTCGGAAAATTCCAGCACCGAAGCGATTATCGAGGCTCTGGACTCGGGTGCGGATGACTACATCGTAAAACCATTTGTGCCGCTGGAACTTCTGGCGCGCATTCGCTCGCAGCTGCGTATCCGTGATTTGCACGAGCAGTTGCTTTTCGCCAATGAAAAACTCAAAGAGCTTGTTGATACCGATGACCTGACGGGTCTGTACAACATGCGTTCGCTGTATCAACGTCTGGACTTCGAGATGGAGCGCGGTCGTCGTTTCCACCGTGATGTCTGTGTCGTGATGATGGATATGGACTATTTCAAAACCGTGAATGACGGTCATGACCATCTGTTCGGCAGCTATGTGCTTTTGGAAGTCGGCAAGATCATTCGCGCCAACACCCGCAATATCGATATCCCAGCCCGTTACGGAGGGGATGAGTTCCTGATGGTGCTGACGGAAACCAATCACGCCGGTGCGATGTATTTCTGTGAACGCTTGCGTGAAAATATCGAAAAGACCACCTTCCGCAATGGGGAAGACTCAATGAAGCTGACCGCTTCTTTGGGCTTTGCCATCACAATTCCGGGTGAAAATATCAGTGCCCGTGAACTGGTTCGTCGTGCCGACCACGCGCTTTATGAAGCCAAGCGTGCGGGACGCAATCAAGTGGCTCATTACAAGCCCGAAGCTGCACCTGTGGTGGAAATCAAATCTGCCATTCATAAGCGCCGTAAGGCTGCTGGCTAA